The window TTTCTCTCAAAAGTTATTGTCTCGCCAGTGACGGACTGGCTTTTGTAAGACGAGTCACAAATTGAGGCAACAAGAGTGCAAATAGCATGGTGATGATGAAGTCTTTAATAAAGAATGGCACCATGATCATCGTCGCACCCCAAAGCGTAATGCCCACTTCGAGCACGTAATTCATTGAGTACCACATATAAGGTGTTCCGATCAAATAATTCACCAATAATCCAGCAAAGGTAGCCAATAAATATGTCATGATGGAAGACTTGCTTCCTTTTTCGACGATGTAGCCTGCGACAAAAGCTACGAAGATAAATGAAATCAAAAATCCGCCCGTTGGCATAGCAAGTTGAGCTACTCCAGATTTCATTTCAGCAAATACAGGAACACCGACAATCCCCACTAATAAGTATACAATCATAGAGAATGCGCCTAATTTTTTACCTAATAAAATACCCGCTAAAATTGCAAAAAATGTCTGTAAAGTCAGTGGCACTTCTCCAGCTCCGTAAGAAATCCTCAACGCTGGGAACCAAATAGCGATATTTGCTCCGATCATCATCAGAACAACGAATACTGCTCCTAACGTTAATTCAACTGTACGGAAAGGTCTCTTTTTCATGTGTAAATCTCCCCCTTCGTACTTTATAGTACTCAATTCGACATTTGATTGTCAACCTAATTTTTAATTAGGTAAACAATGAAAATAAAAATAAGATGCTCATCGTGAGCACCTTATGCATTGGGATTATTTAATGCTTGCTTCTAATGCGATCTCGATCATGTCGTTGAAAGTCGTCTGACGCTCTTCGGAAGTTGTTTCTTCACCTGTAAGGATGTGATCACTTACTGTCAACACGGCCAACGCTTGACGATTGAACTTGGCAGCTAATGTATATAGAGCTGTCGTTTCCATTTCTACAGCGAGAACGTTATATTCAGCTAATTGTTTAAAAAGATCCATCGCATTATCACGGTAAAAGCTATCGCTTGTGAATACGTTACCTACAAGCGGCTTGATACCTTTCGTTTCACCAACTTCATAAGCATTCTTTAATAAATCAAAGTTGGCAGTAGGGGCGAAATCAATGCCTCCGAAAGTCATACGGTTCATTTGTGAATCAGTTGTTGAAGTGGATGCTAGAATAACGTCACGCACTTTTACATCTTCCTGAAGAGCACCACAAGAACCAACGCGGATTAGTTTTTTAACATCGAACTCTTGAATCAATTCATTTACATAAATAGAGATACTCGGTACTCCCATTCCAGTTCCTTGAACAGAAATACGTTCACCTTTGTAAGTACCTGTATAGCCATACATGCCACGTACTTCGTTATAGCATGTTACATCTTCTAGAAAATTCTCAGCAATATATTTTGCACGTAAAGGATCCCCTGGTAGTAAGATTGTTTCAGCTATGTCACCTTTTTTTGCGCCAATATGTGTACTCATTTAAAAAATTCCTCCTTGAATTTAAGTCCCACAATAAATTACCACAATTATAACTCATTTGGAAGTGAAATTAAAAAGGAGATCGGGGGGAACCGATCTCCTTTTTCATTATTATTTATCTTGGTCATCATCTTCTTGGTTAACCACTTGGTCGATTACTTTCATTTCTTCATGATCAAGTAAGTTTTTGTTGACGACTTTATAAGGCTCTTTATTCATTGCTGCTTGTAAGTCGGCAACCTCACTCTTATCACCGACAAAATAAAGGCGCTGCCAGTCGTTTTCTTTTGCTAATTTATCAAGTTTTGGGGCAACACTCTTATACCAGCGTTGACGGTTTGCTTCAAATCTTGACTCGTACTCTTCTTGTTTAGAAGTTTTTGCGCCGCCTGACCCCATAGATGGCTGTGCACGGTGAGGTCCTTGGTGCATTCTCCAGTCTTCTGTATCCAAGTCTAACTCAAACAAGTTGGTATCATTCACATTTCCGAGTTGAGCGTCAATCGTTTTGATTTCATTTTTCTGAGTTAAAATTACACCAGAACGAGGGAAACGTTCTTGCATTTCTTTTAGTTGGTCCAGTTGTGGCTGTTCTTCCCAGTAGAATTTGCTCTC of the Halalkalibacillus sediminis genome contains:
- a CDS encoding biotin transporter BioY translates to MKKRPFRTVELTLGAVFVVLMMIGANIAIWFPALRISYGAGEVPLTLQTFFAILAGILLGKKLGAFSMIVYLLVGIVGVPVFAEMKSGVAQLAMPTGGFLISFIFVAFVAGYIVEKGSKSSIMTYLLATFAGLLVNYLIGTPYMWYSMNYVLEVGITLWGATMIMVPFFIKDFIITMLFALLLPQFVTRLTKASPSLARQ
- a CDS encoding VLRF1 family aeRF1-type release factor, whose amino-acid sequence is MDLNKEIKKLESVYLEKPQRVFTMYLNTDPASQDNQGGEWKIHLKNGLNNFETYLQEDGDSDEKRNYWAVKEKVEKFMQDNEPDLKKSVVIFASSDETIWFAEKFQMPVESKFYWEEQPQLDQLKEMQERFPRSGVILTQKNEIKTIDAQLGNVNDTNLFELDLDTEDWRMHQGPHRAQPSMGSGGAKTSKQEEYESRFEANRQRWYKSVAPKLDKLAKENDWQRLYFVGDKSEVADLQAAMNKEPYKVVNKNLLDHEEMKVIDQVVNQEDDDQDK
- the deoD gene encoding purine-nucleoside phosphorylase, producing the protein MSTHIGAKKGDIAETILLPGDPLRAKYIAENFLEDVTCYNEVRGMYGYTGTYKGERISVQGTGMGVPSISIYVNELIQEFDVKKLIRVGSCGALQEDVKVRDVILASTSTTDSQMNRMTFGGIDFAPTANFDLLKNAYEVGETKGIKPLVGNVFTSDSFYRDNAMDLFKQLAEYNVLAVEMETTALYTLAAKFNRQALAVLTVSDHILTGEETTSEERQTTFNDMIEIALEASIK